The Pieris brassicae chromosome 7, ilPieBrab1.1, whole genome shotgun sequence genome includes the window tcagcggtaggaatcctttcgagcagggaatctgtagccatttggatgtgctcaatgagtcggtcagtttcaGTATTTCCGCTTCcgatacaggcatgcgtagaatcgaggatggtcatcgcagtctacgcgcagccagaggttagataggtcccttccttcgagcgtcccgaggcgacgagaacagatatcctctcggACGTACGCGCAAACTccagcccgcggcacaaattaatgttccaatttgtaccccgggtaggagaggtaagaagtatcagccggggaggaaatctgagtctcggtaagaaagagcaaggccggcttcgcagtctctaaatgatagtggacagcgtggatgttggagttgagccccctaatatttgtgaagtccacggcgagtgtggatggggggggggggtgccttgttggattgctccgtttgccccgagaccgataattttttttaagagcgcagaattgcccccccccccccagaatacgaagggcagcctgtacGTCCACCACCGGGTGCTGAGTGTCCCGGTGGTGGACgcccagagggggattctccaccgcaagcgcgtgtggtacccccctggggttgattctgtttcttctgcaccttcatatttcttgtagaggggggggggggatgggctccgggaatctttctcaccgcacgaaacgcgagtacaagaaggcgaaccttttgtatcactttacgccggttttctgaaagacagtggtactgccccggtcgtgcctgcccgtttggctgaagccAGGAGGCAACAGCATCTAGCACTAGGAAGGGATTGACTGATTgcgctggtgaaataacctctgtcacaggttatttcaccagtgggcgatggggtcgtcacgtcccgacgccaTTGATATTTATGTCTAACAAACCTTCTACTGCCAGCATTAAACCTTCCACCTTCCCCTCGTATCCTGTTCATTGCATGTCTGTGTCGAGACTCATGAAGGTATTtctgaaaatgtatattttattttattagaaatatataacaatctAATTCgatatgtaaaaaatgttagaagaaaaaaaaaagttaaatgtgtaaataatGGTCTGTTCGGCCTACATGGTGAAGTAATTAAAGTGCTTGACACAGAACCCGGTGTTGGGCTCGTTTCCCTGCCATACGTACTCTAGACACAGTAGAgaggttatttttttgttcttaaTAGATAAAggctatatactatataaaacaaaatatttttttcaattcaaacTCTTAGATTCTGAAAATGATATGTtgctttgaatttaattattttttttttcaatcggTTCAGTaagtctatttatttatattgttactatttatttatatagaccCACtaactaaatacataattactaATAGCAATGTAAATTTCTTCTCTCGTCTCTATAAAAATGGTATAGACAAATTTATTTCTCACCGGTCGTTCTTTGGGTATACGCCCTTGTTCATGCAGTTTGGCCCTCGCAGCCCTGCGTTTTAGTATCCGTTTATATTGCCTAGCGTTGACATAGAGAAGTGGTTCCTCATCAGAGCCTGCGCTGGCACTGGTGGCCGTCGCACCTTCGCTAGATGTCGTCCCGCTACTGTTGCCGTTTACcatctgtaaatatttatgttctaAGTTCTTATGTTAAGTTCCGGCAACCtatcaatattattagtttttaataaagaatggAGATAAACTATTCCACATTTGAtttcaaaaaatgtatttaatttttttagtatattaataatataaataaatcaacaacgAAATTAtgcaaaacttattttatttataataataatataatataaaagctgTTTTGATACTTTTCGGCCTCTGATATTATGCTTCCCTATTTTCTCtgttttatgtttgttattaaactaaaaatggtTGTATcctattttatatgaattttttcTTGTATGTTTTTGGCCTAAGAGTTATAATTATCTCTTAATAACACACACTAACACTTTAATAAGATAAAGAAGTCtcgtttaaaatatacttctattaattaatataaatattcaacttACCATAACAATATTGGGTTGGTTAACTATCTGTTGTGGTTGGACTGCGTTCGCTACTTGCACTATATTACCGAAATTTAATACTGAAATCATTGacaaaataattagttaagaGACAGTAATGTCACCATATAATCGAGAAATTTAGCCATATTAAACACATGACTCTTAGTAACATAATGTGCCCTACATATTAGGTTACATATagcatgtttttaattatatggtGCAATTAGTGATGTATTTTGGCACTAATGTAAAGCTGGCATCCATGTTCAGAGACATTCAGAGCTAAGAAACTAATCTGAGTGCTGCTGTGAATACATTAACAGTTAAATAGACACTATCAGTAATGATATAAACAAACTTcttcaaaatacaaattatatagttAAACTAAATCTGtacctttttagtattttattattggaaGAATATCTtgcaaacattatttaaccaTTAAGTTTTACTGATCTTCAAGTTAATTTAATCTCTTACCAGGTTGGTGTATGACTTGGTGCTGGTCAATCTGTTGGGATGTAGGTTGATAAAGAAACGTCTGACCATCTGGAGTCTGCACTAGCTGCATTGTCTGTATGTTGTTATTTGCacctgaaaatattaaattatatcttaaaCTCTGAATTATGATGTTAGGAagtttatttatcatatagtTTTTGTGTATATGTAGGACCAAGTACAGTTATTGATTAATGCAATATGTGATTAAAGCCCTGTACCCGCACAGCTGGGGCTAAGGTAAGGTATATCTctgtttattgttatattttaaatacttcatCAAATACTTTGCCAGTAGACAAACCTAGGATCTCGGGTGTATAAGAAGTGTGTGCATTATTTTCTAAGCAACAGagattaatgtataaataattaaacattaagtCAAAATATCCTAAAAgtactaaagtatttttttaacaacattAACACCCAACAAAGCTTTCTAATTTGATgtgtagtattattttattagtagtaATATCTAGTTTTATTAACTAGATATTTTCAACATATAGATAAATTACCTTGAATACTGGACAGTGGTACTACTTGAAGACCTTGTATTTGCTGACTGTTGGGTGCAGTCACCTGAAAATAAGTGGCTGTTATTAAGCAATACTTAATTTCTTGATTGATATGGGctaattttatagtatattactaaaaaaaattaattagtttttaacagaatttattcagtttaaaaaacatttgctTCTAATTACTTTTCTACCATGCATACCATTTTATAAggcaattattattactattacaaaacaataacaaaatattactttttctaTTATAGCTATAAAGagcaaattaataattagtttatttaaattgttaaatataatacaaatcatCTCCAACATATTATCCATCGCcagaaaacttaattttattgtcatttaagctgtttgtttttcttttatcttCGCGTTTGCCACAATACATTAATGTTGTGGTCTACAACATTACAGTTTCCTTATAATATTTGCCTACAATATACTATTTAGAaagtattcataaaaaaaaattatttatgcacAGCAAAGGTTCGAACATACAACCTCTACAACACAGCTTTAAGATTTTGCTATAATAACCAGACATCCTAAAAATCTTTAGATGTCcactgaaaatataattaagcattattatctattataacaGAATAATGATACCACCACCTGGATTTGAGGACCTCCAATCTGAATGCGTGCACAAAAATAATCTCATTTTATGA containing:
- the LOC123712379 gene encoding nuclear transcription factor Y subunit alpha produces the protein MEHAQIQTSDGTQVVTLNGQQLQVLQMSNSPHVVQGPNGQQIMVHSVPPSGPIQVTAPNSQQIQGLQVVPLSSIQGANNNIQTMQLVQTPDGQTFLYQPTSQQIDQHQVIHQPVLNFGNIVQVANAVQPQQIVNQPNIVMMVNGNSSGTTSSEGATATSASAGSDEEPLLYVNARQYKRILKRRAARAKLHEQGRIPKERPKYLHESRHRHAMNRIRGEGGRFNAGSRRNMETQSDDPARHGIDDVKPDVSITIIQNDEIEEQSNQWRRLAPHPMQSA